A region of the Cyprinus carpio isolate SPL01 chromosome A14, ASM1834038v1, whole genome shotgun sequence genome:
GAGGCTCCCCTCCTCTCAGCAGCAATGTGAGCGTGAAAATAACGATTCAGGACCAGAATGACAACGCGCCTCAGGTTCTGTATCCGGTCCAGTCAGGCGCTTCTGTGGTGGCTGAAATAGTGCCTCGTTCGGCAGATGTGGGTTATCTGGTGACTAAAGTGGTGGCTGTTGATGTGGACTCTGGACAGAATGCCTGGCTCTCATATAAACTGCAGAAAGCCACAGACAGGGCGCTGTTTGAAGTGGGCTCACAGAATGGAGAAATAAGAACTGTACGCCAAGTGACAGATAAAGATGCTGTGAAACAAAGACTCACTGTTGTAGTGGAGGACAACGGGCGGCCCTCTCGATCAGCTACAGTCAATGTTAACGTGGCGGTGGCGGACAGTTTTCCTGAAGTGCTCTCGGAGTTCACTGATTTTCCGCACGACAAGGAATACAACGACAATCTGACTTTCTATCTGGTCTTGGCCTTGGCTGTAGTTTCGTTTCTCTTTATCGTGTCTATCATTGCCATACTGTCAGTCAAATGCTACAGATGGAGACGCGAGCAGATGTTTTACAAATCTGGAGCAAATCTTCCAGTTATTCCGTATTATCCGCCTCTTTACGCAGATGTAGGGGGCACAGGAACTTTACAGCACGTGTATAATTATGAGGT
Encoded here:
- the LOC122147366 gene encoding protocadherin gamma-A6-like, with amino-acid sequence IFTVRARDADFNQNARVSYILEDSSVNGVPVSSLVSVSADSGVIHAVRSFDYEQIKDLQFRVKAQDGGSPPLSSNVSVKITIQDQNDNAPQVLYPVQSGASVVAEIVPRSADVGYLVTKVVAVDVDSGQNAWLSYKLQKATDRALFEVGSQNGEIRTVRQVTDKDAVKQRLTVVVEDNGRPSRSATVNVNVAVADSFPEVLSEFTDFPHDKEYNDNLTFYLVLALAVVSFLFIVSIIAILSVKCYRWRREQMFYKSGANLPVIPYYPPLYADVGGTGTLQHVYNYEVCRTTDSRKTDLKYERPCSESIISLDSSGTQTLTHAQKQRLNFDDCDDQVRNIFFFILTFTCLCHEVRNYI